The Amphiura filiformis chromosome 1, Afil_fr2py, whole genome shotgun sequence nucleotide sequence gtccgtgatcgtgtgcttggcatgcgggggtcaaaggttcgaatcccgggggtgccaagtgacttttctcatcttctctccttttttttgtatcttctttaacttccgataccaaaaagcaggGTTTGGTGGTGTTAGGGTATGATGTATTTTTCATCAAACTACTTACATTTTTGTTTTGTATAAAACAAGAACCTGAAtgcatttttactttcttagtacATCAATTGCAAAATACTTGTTCATACATACACcctatgtaacagcgcgcgtgattggtcgagagtcGGGCATCAGCGTTTATACCCGGTGTTCTGGATGTGAGATCTTCGGGTAAGGAAAACGAAggaaaattatgtttttttatgtttttggcagttttttgttattattttgatgaaataagaaacacaaaatgttctgTTATGTATGAAGAATTGAACGGGGTTcatataccagaacattttgtgaatcttatttcatcaaaataataacaaaaaagtacaaacttttaaaaaatatatgaaccgtttagggtggtgcaataattatgtgtaccccggggtgaattctcaaaatggtctgccaaaaatcgcttgcccccctttggcagtgccaaaaacctttgccccccccttcgatgtgccaaaaacctttgcccccttacacatgcaagattttgggaacccgcatttaaaaccttaaattgtcttaacatataatgtgagcgcagcgagcaggaaattttgcatatttgagcgtgttcgtaacgttttcctacccCTTTTTAGGGCGTACCATATAGAAACGGTCCCCAAAATagctgtgccaaaaattgcttgcccccccccttcgacctgccaaaaatcgcttgacccccctttcaacctgccaaaaactgcttgcccccgccttttggcctgccaaaaatctttgccccccctataattcaccccctgggggtacacataattattgcaccacccttagtcatgaatgaacccctaatttagggatgttttgcacgcgctgagtaatacCCGTTTACGTTTATGGTGCATTTCGGGGTGCGTTTCGAGTCTGTCCCGGCCTCGGCTTGCTGCCTTGTAAACCCCCCCTCCTACGTAAATTGTGGCCTGGGACATTGATTGTGGCAGGGGCAGGGGGGCCAGGCTTATACATgtaataggtatgctaggtgaattcaaatttgccatcaaactgcatcattttatatatcaaatcaaagcccttgggtaaaagccaaaactgaaaaccattttttcatagcactttccgtagcaaagttacatcttgtcaaagattgactttcatcaaaaagtttcagctagcaaaaaaaacggcatttcgggggtgtttctagatcttagtctcattatgatagcagcttttttttaatggaactgctatccaaatccctctaaaattccatgtgcgagtgacttatcaccataaaaaatcatatatttgggtcaagtgaagtatagaaaacatatttatgtacgtttccttcttcacttcggccagttgttttaaatttctatgtaaatatgcattgacattgtcggcgaatttggctgactagcaaatgtgttaactaaggtttgcctgggttacctacaactggctcaaaataagctaaggtgtcataaaagtgtaacacacaattatttttccagctcttttcttttggtctccaaccaggtttaaattatagtatgcacatatatcgttcataatacactaaaagaaagataagttatagaccatttacttcacaaatttaattttctagcccttgcgtcgttatatttgacagacacaattttgatgattttctgcaatcaaataaaaatttataaagtattacataaggtattttgtggttatttaggtgtaggacctacagcaactgattgtggaaaaaatgtgtccaaatattacaataaggaggataaattgttataaataaaatatgtgtgtctgtcaagccataacatacgcataagatgtctgtcaaatgtaacatacagaataataatttggcaaaaacagtagttcaagatgggaaattgaataaagatcacatgcagtttataaatcacatgttttaaaacacttttataaactctaaactatcatcataatgtgaacatcaagtgattttttttttttttttaacgtattgcgtatgttacttttgacagacacatacaaatcttgcgtatgttacttgcgtacaaatgtttgacagacaacacttaacaatggattgtgtcatcaaaaaagctctcctcacaaagtgatagtgccacaaagctaggtggagctaaatgctatgtcatgtagcataattagctgtatcaccctagtttagcaggaattacagcgcCGTCTTGCGTAGGcctatgttactatttgacagacatttcaagaaaaattttaaaattgttatatgttcaaaaaagatggcagccacttacaaattgattataatatggagaaatgaagttatttacaatagatttaccctttagtttatgcttcaagtctttgtttataaaaactgagggacttcaaaatcaatcaaaagtttgacagacaatagtaacatacataaaggcaaacttttaaatcctttttgatctgttaacttataattcataatgcctctttctgtttttttgattggtttactgcaccattttgggaaacaggtcacatgaatttctataaggatccataaaaaaaaattaaaagctgttgaaaaaaggcgtctcttggcatgttacaaataaaagtgtaaaaataggcatttttacagctattttttttttttttattatttagagtgaaaggattttacttaaattgtgtatgctatgtctttactacctaaacttgccactaaactagcaaatattccatttctataattattatttttaaaaaaagatgtcaaaatatatggctataatatgacaccttagcatattttgagccaactACATGTAATCATTATcactgttggcagggcaccctttttaaagggtgccactttgaaatttggaaaatcattaaaagggtgggggtttaaactttgttggtaaaaagggtggattgatatacagggtgggagtaaaataaaaagggtgggggttgtTTCAACttgcaatatatttttattgaatgataaaatcattCGTTTCCAAGAATAATTGTCAAACCTGCAAACCATATCGCAAGagaaaattccatttgatgcatatTTACATCCACTAGGCTGACATATTTATAAATAGCCATAGTCGCAAGCGTCGCAAGTAGTTCTCTCTTTGCTTTGCATACACCCATAATGTTATAACAAGTTACAGGGACTTAAACAGCGGCATGACATTGGCTACAGCTTTTTGAGGGACTTCAGTGTGTTCAATAAATGGCAGATAGAGCTGAGCATTAAGTGGTGGGGGTCCTGACTTAGGCCATGACTATGTATATAAAAAGTGTGCCTTGGCTTGGACAAGGGTGCcacaaaaataaaaagggtgggggtctgACCCCTCTGCCAACAGTGTTATCATTTGTTACTGCACAGTCCCTTTTACACACATGTATAGGTATGACTGAGTTGTAGTACTAAAATTGATACCTACCACTTGCTAAACCCCATAATGCGATGTGCAGATTTCGTAGATTCGGATCGGCTTGGAAAAACAATAATATGCTCAAACCAACAAATACACCTGTTGCAGCAAAACCGATGCGTAACTTCATGAAAAGAGGGGCTGGTTCCATCCTGGTACTAGTAGTTGTATCAACAGTACTGTTGTATTTCTTTTCATCGTTGGCTGGGTTTTGCAATGTTTGCTCCATGACCTCAGGTgaattatataaattatgtacatgtatcacgGCCACTGGCATGACTGGCTTTTCATTGCATAACTCATGCAACTCCGCCTCCCTTTTTGGGGACAGTGCTGATGCTTGAGGATTTGCAGATGATTCAAGATTCATCATTGTGTCACGTTGAAAGTGAGAGTGATGTAAGGTAAGAAGTGATGCAGGATTCCCGAGTGAATGCGTCAGACGATGGCGGTTTGAGGTAAGTTCCTCTTTATCATAGCAGCACACTTGCAAAACAAGAAGACTCtataaaaagacaaagttcacggatcagatGTAATAGTAATACCcggttttgttcaattttcatatctaacctactctatGTGACAATAAATAAGTTATTTTAGGCATAATGATAGGCCTACCTAggcctacatcctgactctggatatatatacatattttaagaCACatttaatacataggcctatcataaatTTCCGGGGGGTGCATTGAGGGGGCCGAAAGTGAATTTCCGGGGAGggggaaatcaacaaattttgcacaaaattaccgcaaaaaggtgaaattttcgtaattttgggtttttacgtGGGGCGGGccggggggcaagagttctgactaggGAATATGCCCCCCCCCGAGCTCCCCGTGGCGCCACCACTGCCAATAATTGTACTGATAATTAGCTTTATGATGACATAATTCACCAACTGCATCAAAGGCCGCGAGTTATACATACCGgccatagtaggcctattaatatcaTTTaccagcatactgcagttactgtccgttttcctatacacaatacacagtgctctttcccattgacgcgtgacctctacaaatagccctacgttaaaagtatggggatatgactagttaacgtcgctgtgtgaaaaataaccggccaatattaaaagtactcttctaaagttctagaaaatatagtttttaacatgtcctaaatttttagctaatttagatgtttggaaatattcgtactttggtgttttagttaatgttataggtaatagtacattgcctagttaacgtcgctgtgtgaaaaataaccggccaatattaaaagtactcttctaaaattctagacaatatagttttgtaacatgtcctaaatttttagctaatttaggtgtttggagagggtcgcacttttgtgttttaggaaggatatgtaaacgacagataacaccaaaaatatgaagaaattatttccaaaccgtgttaagtcaacaatcattatgttgctcattttcaagaatgctggtttacaaaaagcacgccattgtctcatttcgtgaacaaaggtacacataccattgtttcctttcgtttcctttataatcggttacccaactgaagctataataccagctttattgcgatatcgcacatgaaaacagacacttgtgcacaaccagagaagatccgatttaatcagttgagctgtttcaatgagtgttatcttggtttaatagcttttaatggagttaagtcctgcaaaggtcgctgcagacatgactgcatcatggtacgAATACgattactattttttttaaaagattttaacaCTCATCATCACTTCCTGGGGATAACTTGTCCGAGAACCGGGTGATCTGATTTGGTGGAATAAGGACTGAGCCATCGTTATTTATGGCGCCGCAGAGGGGGGTGTTTTTCTGAATTTTATTTTCACTGTAATAGAGGGGGAATCCGAATCGTCAGTTCCCAGTTGTATAggaaaaaatactaattttgaagTGACCTCTAGCTCTCTTTCCATATCCAAGAGTGAGGCCTAAACAATATACAACATGTTACAAGAAACTGTTTTCCATGGCATATCTACTAGGGCCTATAATTATGCGCAAAAGATTAAAACCTTTAACTCGATCTTTTTACTAAACCAAACTTGCAATTCCACAAtgtcagttgagctgttttcaatgagtgctatcttggtttaatagcgtTTAATGggttttaagtcctgcaaaggtcgtgatgaattctactgtagacatgactgcatcatgatgcacTTTTCTTTGAATTCTGCAACACTTCACCCGTGTGTATGCTGATACACCATTTTAAAATTGGTAAAACTTTAAATCAATGTCATTCTTTTAGAAGGGTATATCAAAATGGGCTATTAAGCACACACATTTGCCTTCTATGAAAATGTTTTCATACGTATGATGGTTTTAAAGTCTGCCCATTCTTTAATCTATAGCTAAACTTTGCattcaaaatacttttttttcgTGTTAGTTTTCGCATtcatcaaaagttaaaaatcttatttctgAAGTACAAAATCATGTATTTAGATTGAATACACATGACAGTGAGAGTAATGACACAACTCTGATGTCACAAATGTGATTTTGGTTGCAATTTTGTATGCTTTGCCAACAAGATAGTTTTATAAAACTGAATGCAAATATGTTGAAATGAAATAAGTGTAGAAATCCTATGTGTGTTCATATTTCACTcatgaaaatattgttgtatattGCAATGTACTATATTGCCCTTCACCATAGGTATTTAAAATGCCTTCACTGACTAAAAATATACATGTCAAAGTTATATTGTGAAAATAGTTTCTTAAAAACTGCCAGGGGAACCTGAAATATTCTGTCAGTTGTAAGTTCGGGAATCTGGAAAACACCCATTTCCCCTGCCATAATAATGATCGCTCcctaataatattattatcattggtaaatttattctctcatcttctctgattcaatataggcctatcattaaacaatacagaggctccggaagattgtGAATATTGGGGGGGGGCCAAAATTTGTGGCCTTCTCCGAggcgcgaaacgctgaagggggtgggtgcgggaggggaagcttttgacatgcatacattttacatgaattgtaccttacattttgtattataccctaaaataatgaattttaccttaaaattatgaatctgaccctaaaattatgaattttacctgaaaatttatgaatttgaccctaaaattatgaattttacccgaaaatttatgaattttaccctaaaattatgaatttcatctcagattattggggggctctagggtacttgccccccccaccaaaaattATTGAGGGTGTggcccccccccatgccccggcggttccggagccactgcaaTAGGCCCTACAAGGCAAAAAGCTGCAAAAAAGTGTACAAAATATTGTATACTAGATACAGCAATACCTCTGTTATTTTTAGGAATATTTCTGTATCTCCTTTTTTTTGTGAATGACTGAATCTCCACTTTTTTTAAGTGCTACTTTGAATAGCATTATTTTTACAGACCAGCGCCATCTATAAAGTTACACCTGTCGTATCAATTATGTAAATTTTGCCAAACAGAGGTATGTGATTGGTCATGAATGAGTTCATACGTCATTGTTTGTAGACTTTAATCAAGTCTGAGGTGAAATTACGGTATGAATTGGGGTATGAATCTGCGACGGGTTCAGCAATCGTGCGTATGATGGAGAAAGCCCACACAAGCCGGGGGGAGGGGGGTATGGGGGATTTGGGGCGCGAGgccggcaaaaacgaagggcgccggaaaagaaggggcggcaaaaagaattagtaaagaaaaacacggcagaaaaatttgaaaaagtataaaaagttgtgaaaaaattatcaatgtgttgcttttagggcgctggCGCCTAacatttaaggggctgtgcactaattatgaggcctgggggaggggggcaatttttggtgagccgaaaggggtcagagggcaagcgatttttagcacatttatggggcaccttttaaataaaatgttctaAAAGGGCCTCGGAAAACAGTACGAAAATGCgtttatgcacattttcctgctcgctagaCCCGATTTTAGACCTATAGGCCTAtgggtttgcaaattgggattctaaaaatttgtcaTGTGTAAAGGGGTGGGgagggggaattttttttttggtgctttTTTTAGCCCCTAAtcttaaggtaaaattcataatgagGGTTAAATTTATTAAATAGGGTACAATTCATAGTTTCAAGGTAAAGTTCACaattttaaggggctgtgcaataattatgagccccccgaggaaaatttccaaacggctcgccaaaatcgctcgccccccccccccttctaggcccgccaacaaatctttgccccacccCCTGCACATGCtaaaatttttgggatcccaatttgcaaaccataataggcctattatggtctatatacatgttgagaTCGTAGCCCGGGGATCGTAGCGAGCActgaggaaaatttgcatatttaagcgtttccgtaggcctacagttaagcctttttagagcgttttatttaaaaggtgtctTGAAGAATGTGTGCCAAGATAcaatcagagaagatgataacCCTGACCTATTCTCTTCTTCTCTGGTACACATGCAGGTAGGGCCTACAATTCATGTAGGGCCCGTAGCCTATGCACCCAGCGTTTTGTGCCGTTGATTTATAGTTCCTACAGTGCTGctttcacaatttttttaaccttttataatttttctttaattattaattCTTTTATGCCGGCCCTTCTTTTTGCTCCCCCCACGCACACACGCACCCGCGCATGGTAGATACGTGAAAACTCGGGCCGGTGAAGACTTGTACAAGTCCACCGCCCACGAATTTCATTCATAATATGATTTTACGCACGATGACAGCCCATTGACTAAACAGCCTCATCCGTAAGAAGTAGAGAGTGAAGTTCCAAGCAAGCTACATATAAGATCATTGACACCGGAATATCTATACTAACTTTGGGAATGCGATTATTCAATTAGATCGGACGATAGGAGTGGCGCGGAGCAGAGTTGTTTGTAAACATCGCAGATTTCGCCGGAAATTTTACCTAAATCAGCAATTAATGTGAGTACTTGTTTCAATATTTGTATTCTTTGTTGTTAACTTTCATCAATActtgtattttttattattttacttaTATGAATGTTGACGAATCCTGCAATTTTCCGTGCAAAGCCCATCCCAGATCCCAATGCACGCTCATCATCACTGAGACTTGAGAGATGATATTGCATGGAAAACGTGGGTGATGAGAGCAGGCTGTATGTGTATGTATTGCCATGCCATAAACATGTTGCTAATTTTGATGTTGGGCTATCAAGATAATTGAGTGTTTACCATGCATTCCCATGATCTGTATCTGTATCGTTACTGCTCAACACTCCTATTTTGCAGTCTTGCATTGCAgcagggaacctctattattatcgggaattgcctgttacacatgatcgcacacaaggtcgtaggcaattggtcggacctcatctgcccagaacatattgacccaggtcagcataccgccatatccttcccgacatgcttagtagccaagtccgtagaagagtggatccttacactatgtacacaaatatacatttggccacattttattatcgattaatacgaatttattaaacatggtaacaaatattctctagcaaatcggttatagatggaactggtaggcatattataaattcgggatattaaatatcttcctgaccagccagatctgcgcatggtcaaagacgagtatcagaccgacgcaaactggcttagtctccacatcagccagtttggttccgcccctccacagggagcgtattacctgtgtaggagactcggtcggacctggtcggacctcatctctccccatcgattgtgtcctataatcctcgacattgcccttatgaagtcacatcgccctgattgcaggtacatgtacatgtaggtgcaGGTGGACAAATGGTGGAGTAAGCCGAGTACGGAGTAGGAAGGAGATGCGCATTGTCATTGATTTGATGATTAGTTTCTTAGGTGCTTGTatagtagtccgaataatcagacccagaacaaaatattaatttctgacatgatgttgtactgggtctgaactgtttccatatgaaatcttgatggaaaattggacaatagaagcacatggttctacgtgacagctttttaatccctattcaggttaggccaattacaattgatcctaggcttagtttcctgtttccctcgcgcgtccaaaatcaagaatggaaaaatatttaattattttatttttatttaggtattttcatcttttaattgactttttaattacttttatttgctaatatctgtttttgatcatctcaactttgattatgaatataaaacaagaacattgtagggtcccctactaatattaatgtaaaaaatcaattataaaggtaaaataattaaatccgttgtcttagtcaaaatgaccaaatggactgttgataatagtcacgaccacattttcaaaataaagatagtaatagataattaataattaatagataattaataattaataattaaaagtcacctcgtccttaattttcaaacttgaaacaggaaactaagaattaattgtgaagggccttacgtgaatcacgctattgtggaccatccttctgtaggtaacccaggcaaaccttagttaacacatttgctagtcagccaaattcgccgacaatgtcaatgcatttttacatagaaatttaaaacaagtgcccgaagaaagaaacctacataaatatgttttctatacttcacttgacccaaatatgtgattttttatggtgataagtcacccgacatggaattttagaggatttggatagcagttccattaaaaaaagctgctatcataatgagacttaagatctagaaacaccccgaaatgccgttttggggaattttgctagctgaaactttttgatgaaagtcaatctttgacaagatgtaactttgctacggaaagtgctatgaaaaaatggttttcagttttggctttgtttactcaagggctttaatttgatatatgaaatgatgcagtttgatggcaaatttgaattcacctagcatacctaccttctgatacttgagtgtttggacacgcggaacgggtttttgtctacctctctgtttgtaaacaaaccaggaggtcgaaattgtcctcttcgccgaatacgaaagtcagcgtaatagtacggcacttgTTATAGTTGCTGTTTGAAGTCTTTCTGCATGTTCTGTTCCTGGATGGATGTGATGCTTTGTGGAAGTTGGTTCCAATTTGtgattgtccaaggaaaaaatgAATATTTATAACAGTCTTTCTTGGGTTGAAGTCTCTGGTATGTATTTATACTGTGAGATGATCTTGAAGTGCGTGTGGTCGGGCGTAAGATGTTTCCTGCCGGGATAGAGAGGAGACTGTGAGTAGCATTGTAGAAGACATTTAAGGTGGTGTTCCTTCCTTCTGAGTGCGAGGGAGTCCCATTTCAGTACTGCGATCATGGATGATGGGCTGCTGGTGTAGACATAATCGTTGTACACGAAGCTAGAGCCTCTTCGCTGCACGTCTTCAATTTGACTAGCTGGTCTTTGGTGTAAGCATCCCTAACAGCCGAGACTCCAAGTGTGGCCTAACAAGAGTGTTAAATGTGTTggctttgattttttttcaagagCATGTGGAGAAGTTACGCCGTAGAAAACCAAGGGTGCAGTTTGCAGAAGCTGTGATCTTGTCGATATGTTGGTTCCACCTCAAATCActggggggtaggggcgccaattttgtttcttggcctggacgctaccaaccctagttacgccactactCATTAATGTGACAGTAACCTAACACTACATGTCTTATTTCACTATAGATATAACaatactcaatttatttttatataatttgcaTTGGCATTGCATCCACGTAGATCTTCAAAGTCATTCTTTGCAACTCACAGGTATACTTTATTAGTTGCAGGGTCAAAATCTTCATTGAATTAAGTTCAGTTCCGCTGTTTCTGTTTTAAAAACTTGGCTTTTGAAGGGACATTTTTATCTAccataccggtaggcctatattaattcttaatttttagtgttttattttttgaaatttaaaatgaataaataaatcatattatttcattattatcCGAGTAGTGATTTGAGATTTAAAGCTTGCTCATTTTACTTTACAAAtcagttggagggccattcaactttgatGCGCTAATATTATTAAACTGTGCGCTATGAATATGCACACAACGGAAATTCAAATTTGCTTggtttgggttgcagttttaaaagcttccaaatttcTCTCTATAACTCCTAATAGCTATATTAGCTATATATTTAATAaataactacaagaaaggctttcaacattccatatatgttcaccAAAAATACTgtaactttgcaaggaatatgataaGGGCACATAAACtcaaatttttgtcatgaattgagatataaaagagtaacaaaaactattttattttaaaactggtgcgagttcataaatcaggaatttgcatatgattagaaacatggcttattatcctcatattaaaaaatcaagatttttggttggttaagacaaaaacctgccaGGATGAAAAGGGTATTCTACAAAACGGAAAAATATCAGTAAACAGAAGACCATGCGACAACAACATTGAGAAGGTTCATGCGAGGTTTCAAGGTGTCAAGTCACacggtattgttatgaagttgtttacttaattttcgtcgatgggccgaatctgggtaaccaatttaaaccATTATTAAAGCTTTAAATTTTAAGTTCAATatttgggacaaagactaattgatagataaaggttgaaattacttgtctggctaaaaattagaaaGCTTAAAGCGTTTAAAAACACAGAAAATATCCGagttagaagtccttagcaacaaaaataaatttgaagacctgtaaagcaaacgcaaaaatcaTGAATTCTAACGGCAAgagtagacaaaatggaaatcaagtagagaattgtgaagatattttcaatccaatttatttgtaaattgcccaagatgattggctacacataaaacgatacatttcaaatcgaaGTTTTCTGCGGGAAAGgtaaaaaagcatacccaagagtgcgacggtcatttttgcggaaaacgcgcatgatggccctcTGACTGAATCAGGTTTTGACCGGTTTAAACCTGGTTTTAACCGCTTTGTGGACAAAACAGGTTTTGGCCGGTCAAAAGTCCAACCCTGCGTTGCGGCGGTTGCAGGCCGCGATAAGGGTATATCAATTTCAAGCTTTTTGCAAAAGGGTAGCCTTTTTAGCAACTTTGACAGGTTACATGTTTTGTCGCAAGCCGTTTTCCAACTGGTATTTTACATACACAGTGAATAATATTAAAGCCGTACGGGAGCCCAGCCCGAg carries:
- the LOC140151129 gene encoding uncharacterized protein; the protein is MMNLESSANPQASALSPKREAELHELCNEKPVMPVAVIHVHNLYNSPEVMEQTLQNPANDEKKYNSTVDTTTSTRMEPAPLFMKLRIGFAATGVFVGLSILLFFQADPNLRNLHIALWGLASAFFALMTMIVHIAHLKWNRDKWVHRLKLGILLGFIVQTGCIVAFLTYIILAAVQNQPLYPLDGNEREVTMLQQSGYS